One part of the Actinomyces howellii genome encodes these proteins:
- a CDS encoding acyltransferase family protein — protein MGQRDTSVDIAKGVAIVAIVVGHVLRGLRSAGMVDNDATWFVTTDRALYMVHLAVFAAAAGLMVRGSLMRRGTHVYLRERCGDFLWVYVVWSIAQGLLQYVLSSLVNTSRGLASVFTLWIPTNQMWFIPWIALVTVAASVAQPWRSRRRAALSVTGAAVVSLVSWGAFGPFIFVQGLGLSIFFFAGATLTHAGYARIRDALGGRGAVVLLSVSATVYALLIVLGTAAAPTTTRYERTVLTIGQGVVCACAGVLAVMALSILLARTRVAGRVLVYLGRRSMPIFLAHTMALAATRIGLTRLGVDDVLVQAVVGTLVGVLGSVLLWRVTSARVPWLWQAPAALTGR, from the coding sequence GTGGGGCAGCGAGATACCTCGGTTGATATCGCCAAGGGCGTGGCGATCGTGGCGATCGTCGTCGGTCACGTCCTGCGCGGACTTCGGAGCGCCGGCATGGTCGACAATGACGCGACCTGGTTCGTCACGACCGACCGTGCGCTGTACATGGTTCACCTCGCCGTCTTCGCGGCTGCCGCCGGCCTTATGGTCCGCGGGAGCCTCATGCGGCGCGGCACCCACGTCTACCTGCGCGAGCGCTGCGGTGACTTTCTGTGGGTGTACGTCGTGTGGAGCATCGCTCAGGGCCTCCTCCAGTACGTGCTGTCGAGCCTCGTCAACACCTCCCGCGGCCTGGCCTCCGTGTTCACGCTGTGGATCCCGACGAACCAGATGTGGTTCATCCCCTGGATCGCCCTGGTCACCGTCGCCGCGTCGGTGGCGCAGCCGTGGCGCTCACGTCGTCGCGCGGCATTGTCCGTCACGGGCGCTGCGGTCGTCAGCCTCGTGTCCTGGGGAGCGTTCGGACCCTTCATCTTCGTCCAGGGCCTCGGGCTGTCGATCTTCTTTTTCGCGGGAGCCACCCTCACCCATGCGGGATACGCACGGATCCGTGATGCTCTGGGAGGCAGGGGAGCCGTCGTGCTCCTGTCCGTGAGCGCCACGGTCTACGCGCTGCTCATCGTGCTGGGAACAGCGGCAGCCCCGACGACGACCCGCTATGAGCGCACCGTCCTGACCATCGGTCAGGGCGTCGTCTGCGCCTGCGCGGGGGTGCTGGCGGTCATGGCGCTCTCGATCCTCCTGGCCCGCACGAGGGTGGCAGGCCGGGTTCTGGTCTACCTGGGGAGGCGGTCGATGCCGATCTTCCTGGCGCACACGATGGCCTTGGCCGCGACCAGGATCGGTCTGACTCGGCTCGGGGTCGACGACGTCCTCGTCCAGGCGGTGGTCGGTACGCTCGTGGGCGTTCTCGGCTCCGTCCTCCTGTGGCGGGTGACATCCGCCCGTGTCCCGTGGCTCTGGCAGGCCCCGGCGGCGCTCACCGGACGGTGA
- a CDS encoding isochorismatase family protein encodes MTGTTGTTGTQDPTAPAGTDARALVVVDVQPTFCEGGELPVQGGHAVARAVADYLRSHEGDYALVVTTQDWHIEPGDHFSAHPDYVDSWPPHGVAGTESAELHPALEGLTIGARVRKGQYAAAYSGFEGSTEDGRSLEEVLRSSGVGALDVVGLAESHCVKDTALDGVARGFVVRVLTDLTAPVSPELGRAAREALREAGVLLVTSQEA; translated from the coding sequence GTGACAGGCACGACAGGCACGACAGGCACACAGGACCCGACGGCGCCCGCCGGCACCGACGCACGAGCCCTCGTCGTCGTCGACGTGCAACCCACCTTCTGCGAGGGCGGTGAGCTCCCCGTCCAGGGCGGTCACGCCGTGGCCAGGGCGGTGGCCGACTACCTGCGATCCCATGAGGGGGACTACGCCCTGGTCGTCACCACCCAGGACTGGCACATCGAACCCGGCGACCACTTCTCAGCCCACCCCGACTACGTCGACTCCTGGCCGCCCCACGGGGTGGCAGGCACCGAGTCCGCCGAGCTCCACCCCGCCCTCGAGGGCCTGACGATCGGGGCCCGGGTGAGGAAGGGCCAGTACGCCGCCGCCTACTCGGGCTTCGAGGGGAGCACCGAGGACGGACGCAGCCTCGAGGAGGTCCTGCGCTCCTCGGGCGTCGGAGCTCTCGACGTCGTCGGCCTGGCCGAGTCCCACTGCGTCAAGGACACGGCGCTGGACGGGGTCGCGCGAGGATTCGTGGTCCGGGTCCTGACCGACCTCACCGCGCCCGTCAGCCCCGAGCTCGGACGTGCGGCGCGTGAGGCGTTGCGCGAGGCCGGGGTGCTGCTCGTCACCTCTCAGGAGGCATGA
- the rsmI gene encoding 16S rRNA (cytidine(1402)-2'-O)-methyltransferase, whose amino-acid sequence MNEPTAASGSSGAGDPRALPHGTIILAATPIGNVGDASVRLHQALEQADVVAAEDTRRLLNLAQRMGVHLGGRLMALHEHNERERSAELIDAARQGRTVVVVSDAGTPGISDPGYRLVRAAAEAAVPVTTLPGPSAVLAALSLSGLATDRFTFEGFVSRKAGERRRQLEALAHESRTMVFLESPRRVHATVTDMAEAFGAERPAVLCRELTKTHEEVLRSDLAGLAARTAHEVLGEIVIVVAGARPPAADPATAGAAALDLAAQGLRLKEAAARVAQEAGLRPNEVYRQALELRGR is encoded by the coding sequence ATGAACGAGCCCACTGCCGCGTCGGGATCCTCGGGCGCCGGGGACCCGCGGGCCCTGCCGCACGGCACGATCATCCTGGCGGCCACGCCGATCGGCAACGTCGGGGACGCATCCGTGAGGCTGCACCAAGCCCTCGAGCAGGCCGACGTCGTCGCCGCCGAGGACACCCGGCGCCTGCTCAACCTCGCCCAGCGGATGGGGGTCCACCTCGGTGGGCGGCTCATGGCCCTGCACGAGCACAACGAGCGTGAGCGCTCCGCCGAGCTCATCGACGCCGCCCGGCAGGGGCGGACGGTCGTCGTCGTCTCCGACGCGGGCACGCCGGGGATCTCCGACCCCGGGTACCGCCTCGTGCGTGCCGCAGCCGAGGCCGCTGTGCCGGTGACCACGCTTCCCGGCCCCTCCGCGGTGCTCGCCGCCCTCAGCCTCTCGGGCCTGGCCACCGACCGCTTCACCTTCGAGGGCTTCGTGTCCCGGAAGGCAGGCGAGCGCCGCAGGCAGCTCGAGGCCCTCGCCCACGAGAGCCGCACGATGGTCTTCCTCGAGTCCCCCCGCCGCGTCCACGCCACCGTCACCGACATGGCCGAGGCCTTCGGGGCAGAGCGTCCCGCGGTGCTGTGCCGCGAGCTGACCAAGACCCACGAGGAGGTGCTGCGCTCCGACCTGGCCGGCCTGGCCGCGCGCACCGCCCACGAGGTCCTGGGCGAGATCGTCATCGTCGTGGCCGGCGCCCGCCCGCCCGCGGCCGACCCCGCGACCGCCGGTGCCGCGGCACTGGACCTGGCTGCCCAGGGGCTGCGCCTCAAGGAGGCGGCCGCCCGGGTCGCGCAGGAGGCGGGCCTGCGGCCCAACGAGGTCTACCGCCAGGCCCTCGAGCTGCGCGGCCGGTAG
- a CDS encoding TatD family hydrolase: MSRAWPPVDELDALPLPVTDNHCHLPVPGRPPEGPGSHDPLSAAELVDRAAALGVTRVITSACETPTWEGSIELARSAPGVRVALAVHPNEAVLHAGVREVGPDGLAPDLHEHHDEPLEEAMGRLEALVRDNRDVVVAVGESGMDLFRTGPAGARVQRAALRDHIALAKELDLPLQIHDRDAHAECLEVLLADGAPERTVFHCFSGGEALAQACAEHGWYASVAGPVTYPANRALREALARVPDELLLVETDAPYLPPHPWRGRPNASYLMGVTVRFLAAQRGLGTEAMCSRLRATTEEVYGNWM; encoded by the coding sequence GTGAGCCGCGCCTGGCCGCCGGTCGACGAGCTCGATGCCCTGCCGCTGCCCGTCACCGACAACCACTGCCACCTGCCGGTGCCGGGCCGGCCCCCCGAGGGGCCGGGCTCGCACGACCCGCTCAGCGCCGCCGAGCTCGTCGACCGCGCGGCCGCGCTCGGTGTCACCCGGGTCATCACCTCGGCCTGTGAGACCCCGACCTGGGAGGGCAGCATCGAGCTGGCGCGCAGCGCACCGGGCGTGCGCGTGGCCCTGGCGGTCCACCCCAACGAGGCCGTCCTCCACGCGGGGGTGCGCGAGGTCGGCCCCGACGGGCTGGCCCCGGACCTCCACGAGCACCACGACGAGCCCCTCGAGGAGGCCATGGGCCGCCTCGAGGCCCTCGTACGCGACAACCGGGACGTCGTCGTGGCCGTCGGCGAGAGCGGGATGGACCTGTTCCGCACGGGCCCGGCCGGCGCGCGCGTCCAGCGCGCCGCCCTGCGCGACCACATCGCCCTGGCCAAGGAGCTCGACCTGCCCCTGCAGATCCACGACCGGGACGCCCACGCCGAGTGCCTCGAGGTGCTCCTGGCCGACGGCGCCCCCGAGCGCACCGTCTTCCACTGCTTCTCCGGAGGGGAGGCGCTCGCCCAGGCCTGCGCCGAGCACGGCTGGTACGCCTCGGTGGCCGGACCGGTGACCTACCCGGCCAACAGGGCGCTGCGCGAGGCCCTGGCGCGGGTGCCCGACGAGCTGCTCCTCGTGGAGACCGACGCCCCCTACCTGCCGCCCCACCCGTGGCGGGGCCGCCCCAACGCCTCCTACCTCATGGGCGTGACCGTGCGGTTCCTGGCCGCTCAGCGGGGGCTGGGCACCGAGGCGATGTGCTCGCGTCTGCGTGCCACGACCGAGGAGGTCTACGGGAACTGGATGTGA
- a CDS encoding aggregation-promoting factor C-terminal-like domain-containing protein, whose amino-acid sequence MGRHSQSSSLSTTLVELGALASKSLSSTSSAPSGRRRAEGPAKTSVGPVVYRAGGVAAALSLAVSGGAYAATQMGGQDVRPLSEEQVLLDAIGAQETGSAASAEGSASQEAGSEGLTVGGESVSVSTEVQETTEAHGTVEQQTDELPEGETKVATEGVDGVTRTTYQVTRSGEEEVSRETVSTVVVTPKVDEVVLVGTGTAATTTSSAGSATTTTASGDGTTAASAKSIAQSMMASHGWDDSQFSCLDSLWERESNWNYQAQNPSSGAYGIPQALPGSKMGSVAADWATNPTTQITWGLGYIAERYGSPCSAWAHSESVGWY is encoded by the coding sequence GTGGGTCGTCACAGTCAATCCAGCTCCCTGAGCACCACGCTCGTCGAGCTCGGGGCCCTTGCCTCGAAGAGCCTGAGCAGCACCTCCTCCGCCCCCTCGGGCCGTCGCCGCGCCGAGGGCCCGGCGAAGACCTCCGTGGGACCGGTGGTCTACCGCGCTGGCGGCGTCGCCGCCGCGCTGTCGCTGGCGGTGTCCGGTGGCGCCTACGCCGCCACCCAGATGGGCGGTCAGGACGTGCGGCCTCTGAGCGAGGAGCAGGTCCTGCTCGACGCCATCGGCGCGCAGGAGACCGGCAGCGCCGCCAGCGCCGAGGGCTCCGCCTCCCAGGAGGCCGGATCCGAGGGCCTGACCGTCGGCGGGGAGTCGGTCTCGGTGAGCACCGAGGTCCAGGAGACTACCGAGGCCCACGGGACGGTGGAACAGCAGACCGACGAGCTGCCCGAGGGTGAGACGAAGGTCGCCACCGAGGGCGTCGACGGCGTGACCCGCACGACCTACCAGGTGACGCGCAGCGGTGAGGAGGAGGTCTCCCGGGAGACGGTCTCGACGGTTGTCGTCACCCCCAAGGTCGACGAGGTCGTTCTCGTGGGCACCGGCACCGCCGCGACGACCACCTCCTCGGCTGGCTCCGCGACGACGACCACCGCCTCGGGTGACGGCACGACAGCCGCCTCGGCCAAGAGCATCGCCCAGTCGATGATGGCCTCCCACGGGTGGGACGACTCGCAGTTCTCCTGCCTCGACAGCCTCTGGGAGCGGGAGTCGAACTGGAACTACCAGGCGCAGAACCCCTCCTCGGGCGCCTACGGCATCCCCCAGGCCCTGCCAGGATCGAAGATGGGCTCGGTGGCCGCCGACTGGGCGACCAACCCGACGACCCAGATCACGTGGGGCCTGGGCTACATCGCCGAGCGCTACGGCAGCCCCTGCTCGGCCTGGGCCCACTCGGAGTCCGTGGGCTGGTACTGA
- the metG gene encoding methionine--tRNA ligase — MSHILSAVAWPYANGPRHIGHVAGFGVPSDVFSRYMRMAGHDVLMVSGTDEHGTPILVAADEEGVSARELADRNNRLIVEDLVALGLSYDLFTRTTAGNHYAVVQDMFRTVRDNGYMIQQVTRSAISPSTGRTLPDRYIEGTCPICGNDAARGDQCDACGNQLDPTDLISPRSRINGETPEFVESTHWFLDLPALAQALGAWLDEREQSGTWRPNVIRFSQNLLEDIRPRAMTRDIDWGIPVPGWEDQPSKRLYVWFDAVIGYLSASIEWARRSGDPEAWRAWWNDPQALSYYFMGKDNIVFHSQIWPAELLGHNGQGSRGGEPGAMGVLGLPTEVVSSEFLTMEGKKFSSSHGIVIYVRDFLSRYQADALRYFISAAGPETADADFTWAEFVRRTNGELVAGWGNLVNRTATMIHKRFGAVPAPGQREDIDQALLDSIEEGFSVVGGLIAQHRQKAALAEAMRLVGEANKYIADTEPFKLKGEEGSSAWLRLSTVLHTLAQAVADLNLMLSPFLPHAANEVDRVMGGAGRIAPMPRIEQVDELDAEVLPEAFAGRTGYPVITGDYTTAPTWGRHEVAVGTPVGKPSPVFVKLDEAVVEEELARYAALVPDAPTQP, encoded by the coding sequence ATGAGCCACATCCTGTCCGCGGTCGCCTGGCCCTATGCCAACGGGCCGCGTCATATCGGTCATGTCGCCGGCTTCGGCGTGCCCTCCGACGTCTTCTCCCGCTACATGCGCATGGCGGGCCATGACGTGCTCATGGTCTCGGGCACCGACGAGCACGGCACACCGATCCTCGTGGCTGCCGACGAGGAGGGCGTGAGCGCCCGTGAGCTCGCTGACCGCAACAACCGGCTCATCGTCGAGGACCTCGTGGCGCTGGGCCTGTCCTACGACCTGTTCACCCGCACGACCGCCGGCAACCACTACGCCGTCGTCCAGGACATGTTCCGCACGGTGCGCGACAACGGCTACATGATCCAGCAGGTCACCCGCTCGGCGATCAGCCCCTCGACGGGCCGGACCCTGCCGGACCGCTACATCGAGGGGACCTGCCCGATCTGCGGCAACGACGCCGCCCGCGGTGACCAGTGCGACGCCTGCGGCAACCAGCTCGACCCCACCGACCTCATCTCCCCCCGCTCGCGCATCAACGGCGAGACCCCCGAGTTCGTCGAGTCGACCCACTGGTTCCTCGACCTGCCCGCCCTCGCCCAGGCCCTGGGGGCCTGGCTCGACGAGCGCGAGCAGTCAGGCACGTGGCGCCCCAACGTCATCCGCTTCTCCCAGAACCTCCTGGAGGACATCCGACCGCGCGCGATGACCCGCGACATCGACTGGGGCATCCCGGTGCCCGGCTGGGAGGACCAGCCCTCCAAGCGCCTGTACGTGTGGTTCGACGCCGTCATCGGCTACCTGTCCGCCTCCATCGAGTGGGCCCGGCGCAGCGGCGACCCCGAGGCCTGGCGCGCCTGGTGGAACGACCCCCAGGCCCTGTCCTACTACTTCATGGGCAAGGACAACATCGTCTTCCACTCCCAGATCTGGCCCGCCGAGCTCCTCGGCCACAACGGACAGGGCTCCCGCGGCGGCGAGCCCGGGGCGATGGGCGTGCTCGGCCTGCCCACCGAGGTGGTCTCCAGCGAGTTCCTCACGATGGAGGGCAAGAAGTTCTCCTCCAGCCACGGCATCGTCATCTACGTGCGTGACTTCCTGTCCCGCTACCAGGCCGACGCGCTGCGCTACTTCATCAGCGCCGCGGGCCCGGAGACAGCCGACGCCGACTTCACGTGGGCGGAGTTCGTGCGGCGCACCAACGGCGAGCTCGTCGCCGGATGGGGCAACCTCGTCAACCGCACCGCCACCATGATCCACAAGCGTTTCGGGGCGGTGCCCGCCCCCGGGCAGCGCGAGGACATCGACCAGGCCCTGCTGGACTCGATCGAGGAGGGGTTCTCGGTCGTGGGCGGGCTCATCGCCCAGCACCGGCAGAAGGCCGCCCTCGCCGAGGCGATGCGGCTGGTGGGGGAGGCCAACAAGTACATCGCCGACACCGAGCCCTTCAAGCTCAAGGGCGAGGAGGGCTCCAGCGCCTGGCTGCGCCTGTCGACCGTCCTGCACACCCTGGCCCAGGCGGTCGCCGACCTCAACCTCATGCTCTCGCCCTTCCTGCCCCACGCGGCCAACGAGGTCGACAGGGTCATGGGCGGCGCCGGCCGTATCGCCCCGATGCCGCGCATCGAGCAGGTCGACGAGCTCGACGCCGAGGTCCTGCCCGAGGCCTTCGCCGGACGCACCGGCTACCCGGTCATCACCGGCGACTACACGACCGCCCCGACCTGGGGGCGTCACGAGGTCGCGGTCGGGACCCCGGTGGGCAAGCCCTCCCCGGTCTTCGTCAAGCTCGACGAGGCCGTCGTCGAGGAGGAGCTGGCCCGCTACGCCGCGCTCGTGCCCGACGCCCCCACCCAGCCGTGA